In the Rhea pennata isolate bPtePen1 chromosome 25, bPtePen1.pri, whole genome shotgun sequence genome, one interval contains:
- the LEMD2 gene encoding LEM domain-containing protein 2 isoform X1, whose product MAELTDAELRRELMALGYRPGPITETTRKVYAKKLNCLRAEVAAAKRSGRGAPQSPARSPARPQQASPPRSRLGFGSAEAARDSEEEEEEEEEEEGGLSAGGQLPAARWAARRGGGAAAPGSPSRWGPAVGLCAASVPPLDGSRVLGARSRWDASVERSGDLSTGPSLDGLGVPSSASYWYVSVDRSGDRSVGSQPSLDSFGGSSSSSRWDMSVERSGGLSVGSRPSLESFGGSSSSSRWDASVERSGGLSVGSRSSLDNFGGSSSPSHWDTSIERGGGLSSRAGLGTSLDGIGGLSSMSQWDTSPGRSRGLGAKPPSGDGSGGLVSRSQWGTSGGGVGGLSSRSQWETGRERKGLSSSSSWRHESELMPSTHWGTTAPSAGLGGLSHQTRSGRGEGDLTSSVWKEKELKSSSQGGGLTRRFPWRTAGDTGLASGSRWGTAAGQGITSRTQLWRSAPRPRPEGKGKGLEYYLSRFLCLASFVLLIIFLGILFVKMIGSGWLDRTEESFNLLPVDCDKRTDDFCQAQQKEIIMNMLHELYNYLSIQAGNFECGNPENLKSKCIWVSEARDHVMNVTASSPQKFEAALEWILKSSKDLGIWLKGRNPYEPVTTVEEVVCLESAHPQMGFGCRFRRAVITAIMNLFLFFWGLITLWGILIFLKYRWRKMAEEEQAMYEMVKKIIDAVQDHYKEWERNLERYPYVGILHVRDSLIPPQNRKKMKRIWDRAVDFLASNESRIQTESHRVAGEDMLVWRWTQPSYLSDSEH is encoded by the exons ATGGCGGAGCTGACGGACGCGGAGCTCCGGAGGGAGCTGATGGCGCTCGGCTACCGGCCGGGGCCCATCACCGAGACCACCCGCAAGGTCTACGCCAAGAAACTCAACTGCCTGCGGGCTGAGGTGGCGGCGGCGAagcgcagcggccgcggcgccccgcagAGCCCGGCCCGCTCCCCGGCCAGGCCGCAGCAGGCCTCGCCGCCACGGTCGCGTCTCGGCTTCGGCTCCGCCGAGGCCGCCCGCGacagcgaggaggaggaggaagaggaggaggaggaggaaggcgggCTGTCAGCAGGGGGGCAGCTGCCCGCGGCTCGCTGGGCGGCAAGGCGGGGCGGTGGGGCTGCGGCACCGGGCTCCCCGTCCCGCTGGGGCCCAGCCGTGGGGCTCTGCGCCGCCTCGGTGCCGCCCCTCGACGGGTCGAGGGTGCTGGGTGCCCGGTCCCGCTGGGATGCGTCCGTAGAGAGGAGTGGGGACCTCAGCACGGGGCCGTCCCTTGATGGGCTTGGGGTGCCGAGCAGTGCATCCTACTGGTATGTGTCCGTGGATAGGAGCGGGGACCGCAGCGTGGGGTCGCAGCCGTCCCTGGACAGCTTTGGGGGTTCAAGTTCCTCATCCCGTTGGGACATGTCCGTAGAGAGGAGTGGGGGCCTCAGCGTAGGGTCGCGGCCATCCCTGGAGAGCTTCGGGGGTTCGAGTTCCTCATCCCGTTGGGATGCATCTGTAGAGAGGAGTGGGGGCCTCAGCGTGGGGTCGCGGTCATCCCTGGACAACTTTGGGGGTTCAAGCTCCCCATCCCACTGGGACACGTCTATAGAGAGGGGCGGGGGACTTAGCtccagggctgggctggggacCTCCTTGGATGGGATTGGGGGGCTGAGCTCCATGTCCCAATGGGACACGtccccaggcaggagcaggggactGGGCGCCAAACCTCCCTCCGGTGACGGGAGTGGGGGTTTGGTGTCCAGGAGTCAGTGGGGCACATCAGGAGGAGGTGTTGGTGGCCTGAGCTCCCGATCTCAGTGGGAGactgggagggaaaggaaggggtTGTCTTCTAGCAGCTCATGGAGGCACGAAAGCGAGTTAATGCCCAGTACCCATTGGGGCACCACGGCACCATCAGCGGGACTTGGAGGGCTCAGTCACCAGACCCGGtctgggagaggagaaggagactTGACTTCCAGtgtttggaaggaaaaggagctgAAATCTAGTAGCCAGGGAGGGGGATTAACGCGTAGGTTCCCGTGGAGGACGGCGGGTGATACAGGGTTAGCCTCGGGGTCCCGCTGGGGAACGGCGGCAGGACAGGGCATAACCTCCCGGACTCAGCTGTGGCGGTCAGCACCCAGGCCGCGGCCAGAAGGAAAGGGCAAGGGCCTTGAATACTACCTCTCCCGGTTCCTCTGTCTGGCCAGTTTTGTgttgctgattatttttttgGGCATCCTCTTTGTGAAGATGATTGGATCAGGCTGGCTTGACAGGACAGAGGAAAGTT TTAATCTCTTGCCTGTGGATTGTGACAAAAGAACAGATGAT TTCTGTCAAGCTCAACAGAAGGAGATTATAATGAACATGCTGCATGAGTTGTATAACTACTTGTCAATACAAGCTG GTAATTTTGAGTGTGGAAATCCTGAGAATctaaaaagcaaatgcatatGGGTTAGTGAAGCAAGGGATCACGTGATG AATGTAACTGCTAGTTCTCCACAGAAGTTTGAAGCCGCCCTGGAATGGATACTTAAGAGTAGCAAGGATTTAGGAATATG GTTGAAAGGCAGAAACCCTTATGAACCAGTTACCACGGTGGAGGAGGTGGTCTGTCTTGAATCAGCCCATCCTCAGATGGGCTTTGGCTGCCGTTTCCGTCGAGCAGTGATCACTGCCATTATGaacctttttctgtttttctggg GTCTGATAACTCTTTGGGGGATCCTAATCTTCCTGAAGTATCGCTGGCGGAAGATGGCAGAAGAGGAACAAGCCATGTATGAAATGGTGAAGAAGATCATAG ATGCTGTCCAGGACCACTATAAGGAATGGGAACGGAATTTGGAGCGTTATCCCTATGTTGGCATCCTCCATGTTCGGGACAGCCTCATCCCTCCTCAAAACAG aaaaaaaatgaagcgGATCTGGGACAGAGCTGTGGACTTCCTGGCTTCGAATGAGTCACGGATTCAGACAGAGTCGCACAGAGTAGCGGGAGAGGATATGCTAGTGTGGAGATGGACTCAGCCTTCTTACCTCTCAGACTCAGAGCACTAA
- the LEMD2 gene encoding LEM domain-containing protein 2 isoform X2: MGLGCRAVHPTVNLLPVDCDKRTDDFCQAQQKEIIMNMLHELYNYLSIQAGNFECGNPENLKSKCIWVSEARDHVMNVTASSPQKFEAALEWILKSSKDLGIWLKGRNPYEPVTTVEEVVCLESAHPQMGFGCRFRRAVITAIMNLFLFFWGLITLWGILIFLKYRWRKMAEEEQAMYEMVKKIIDAVQDHYKEWERNLERYPYVGILHVRDSLIPPQNRKKMKRIWDRAVDFLASNESRIQTESHRVAGEDMLVWRWTQPSYLSDSEH; encoded by the exons ATGGGCTTGGGGTGCCGAGCAGTGCATCCTACTG TTAATCTCTTGCCTGTGGATTGTGACAAAAGAACAGATGAT TTCTGTCAAGCTCAACAGAAGGAGATTATAATGAACATGCTGCATGAGTTGTATAACTACTTGTCAATACAAGCTG GTAATTTTGAGTGTGGAAATCCTGAGAATctaaaaagcaaatgcatatGGGTTAGTGAAGCAAGGGATCACGTGATG AATGTAACTGCTAGTTCTCCACAGAAGTTTGAAGCCGCCCTGGAATGGATACTTAAGAGTAGCAAGGATTTAGGAATATG GTTGAAAGGCAGAAACCCTTATGAACCAGTTACCACGGTGGAGGAGGTGGTCTGTCTTGAATCAGCCCATCCTCAGATGGGCTTTGGCTGCCGTTTCCGTCGAGCAGTGATCACTGCCATTATGaacctttttctgtttttctggg GTCTGATAACTCTTTGGGGGATCCTAATCTTCCTGAAGTATCGCTGGCGGAAGATGGCAGAAGAGGAACAAGCCATGTATGAAATGGTGAAGAAGATCATAG ATGCTGTCCAGGACCACTATAAGGAATGGGAACGGAATTTGGAGCGTTATCCCTATGTTGGCATCCTCCATGTTCGGGACAGCCTCATCCCTCCTCAAAACAG aaaaaaaatgaagcgGATCTGGGACAGAGCTGTGGACTTCCTGGCTTCGAATGAGTCACGGATTCAGACAGAGTCGCACAGAGTAGCGGGAGAGGATATGCTAGTGTGGAGATGGACTCAGCCTTCTTACCTCTCAGACTCAGAGCACTAA